One genomic segment of Desulfocapsa sulfexigens DSM 10523 includes these proteins:
- a CDS encoding response regulator produces the protein MAEILTLDDVQDATVLIGKILSKKGHKVHCFTEEDKAIAYAKENTVDLAILDIKLEKMSGVEVLGFLKEVQPSIKAIMLTGYPTVETAREAISLGADEYCVKPIDRDELEEKVEKVLKSRGNKSAMSV, from the coding sequence ATGGCTGAGATACTGACTCTAGATGATGTGCAGGATGCAACGGTACTGATAGGAAAAATTCTTTCTAAAAAAGGACATAAGGTACACTGCTTTACCGAAGAGGATAAGGCCATCGCCTATGCCAAGGAGAACACTGTGGATCTTGCCATTCTAGATATAAAGCTGGAAAAGATGAGTGGGGTCGAAGTTCTGGGTTTTCTTAAAGAGGTCCAGCCATCCATAAAAGCCATTATGCTCACCGGCTACCCAACGGTTGAAACTGCCCGTGAAGCAATAAGCCTTGGCGCCGATGAATATTGTGTCAAACCCATTGATCGTGATGAGCTCGAAGAAAAAGTTGAGAAAGTCCTGAAATCAAGAGGCAATAAAAGCGCTATGAGCGTGTGA
- a CDS encoding ATP-binding protein, translating into MTSLIMLPAILVDMVGSFIIIVLSFLSLRYAWLLIRKQPENFLWGFLFYFCLTLVCFSVSRAVGHLLKQLLLIADNTEQWHVLAPYSGGFNTLLMISLAAVSIYYHKGIEGFRAIQQKAKSLKEANEQLEVSADKLLKMNANLEEMVEQRTKKLSASEKKFRNFFINSKDMVYFCDSVNRLVNMNTAGLEMLGYTMEDERNLTLQNIFCNEDDLEKYFETLIAVGFVEDLEVEFVRADGSVIYVLLSATAVYDEERNFIGCEGIAKDLTRVRTMMEQLASSEKMASVGQMAAGVAHEINTPLGVILGYSQLMMDDFSPDSEEGQSLQVIERQAKACRKIVADLLKFSRQSESARENIQINEVLEDVLAVTEHSLNMDHIHAHRDFSDNLPAIVGDTEKLRQVFVNFINNAHHAMEEDGGGDIYLSSRYEEESNRVVATVRDTGHGIPEDVVTKIFDPFFTTKSVGKGTGLGLSVSYGIVQEHGGTIEVESPVKGRGGEKIRGTAFHVKLPVTLRESPSVNEDLNLEQF; encoded by the coding sequence ATGACCAGTCTTATCATGCTTCCAGCCATTCTTGTCGATATGGTTGGCTCTTTTATTATTATTGTGCTGTCGTTTCTCTCGCTGCGTTATGCCTGGCTCCTGATTCGTAAACAACCCGAAAATTTTCTCTGGGGATTTCTCTTCTATTTTTGCCTGACTCTGGTCTGCTTTTCCGTTTCGAGGGCCGTTGGGCACCTTCTTAAACAATTACTTCTGATCGCTGACAATACGGAACAGTGGCATGTTCTTGCTCCCTACTCAGGTGGCTTCAACACCCTGTTAATGATCTCTCTTGCGGCAGTAAGTATCTATTACCACAAAGGGATAGAAGGGTTTCGTGCAATTCAGCAAAAAGCAAAAAGCTTAAAGGAGGCCAATGAACAACTGGAGGTCTCTGCCGATAAGTTGCTGAAGATGAACGCAAATCTTGAAGAGATGGTGGAACAGCGCACTAAAAAGCTCTCTGCTTCGGAAAAGAAATTCCGGAACTTTTTTATTAATTCCAAGGATATGGTTTATTTTTGTGATTCGGTGAACAGGCTGGTCAATATGAACACGGCAGGTCTGGAAATGCTTGGATATACCATGGAAGACGAGAGGAATCTTACATTGCAGAATATTTTTTGTAATGAAGATGATCTGGAAAAGTATTTTGAAACCCTGATTGCCGTAGGATTTGTTGAGGATCTGGAAGTTGAATTTGTTCGGGCTGATGGGAGTGTAATCTATGTCCTTCTTTCTGCAACTGCGGTTTATGATGAGGAACGGAATTTTATAGGATGTGAGGGGATTGCCAAGGATCTTACCAGGGTCAGAACCATGATGGAACAGCTTGCATCCAGTGAGAAAATGGCATCGGTGGGACAGATGGCAGCCGGAGTTGCCCATGAGATTAATACTCCTCTTGGTGTAATTCTTGGGTATTCTCAACTGATGATGGATGATTTCAGTCCTGACAGTGAGGAGGGACAAAGTCTTCAGGTTATTGAACGACAGGCCAAAGCCTGCCGCAAAATAGTAGCCGATTTACTGAAGTTTTCCCGGCAGTCGGAAAGTGCCCGTGAAAATATTCAAATAAACGAGGTACTGGAAGATGTCCTGGCTGTGACAGAACATTCTCTGAATATGGATCATATCCATGCCCACCGTGATTTCAGTGATAATTTGCCAGCGATTGTGGGTGATACCGAAAAATTGCGTCAGGTTTTTGTCAATTTTATCAACAATGCCCACCATGCCATGGAAGAAGACGGCGGCGGTGATATATATCTTTCCAGCCGATATGAAGAGGAATCTAACCGGGTGGTGGCCACGGTACGTGATACGGGGCATGGAATCCCTGAGGATGTTGTGACAAAGATTTTCGATCCTTTCTTCACCACCAAGTCCGTAGGAAAAGGTACCGGTCTGGGACTATCTGTCTCCTACGGCATTGTACAAGAACACGGTGGGACAATAGAGGTCGAGAGTCCTGTGAAGGGGAGGGGTGGCGAGAAGATAAGGGGCACTGCTTTCCATGTGAAATTACCGGTTACACTGCGGGAATCCCCGTCTGTAAATGAAGACTTAAATCTGGAACAATTTTGA
- a CDS encoding 4Fe-4S binding protein — translation MWWPSVILSLFFVGRLWCGVCPFPVAGKFLQTWHLSLEKKVPKILIKNSVTISVCFFMAIIWVEEATGMKDSPKETTWLLLIILGGATFCAMLFSKQAWCQYFCPLGRLMGIGASISLIEFRPDHSACRQCTTFACNRGTEMEPGCPVSLGAYKVTNNLECLVCGRCMHLCDHNSPQLNIRHPLSELIIRKGRLISCTLMIPFLMGSQLARLLDQNIFNLMENIQSACMNGWVCQMGLYAVPLFLGFSILYVVIIYGDLMFGVFNDEIMGRFSPMVPILLPLAFGGELVSRLNFTVRNFTDFLPTFGRQFGVKALESLTVAVPEWVYPAYGLAIMFVSELAGLYILDKFYEEEFEGVIAWWQYRFIQVGYFFLFGIYIYLMSTGWHIPSLNVMLLFQ, via the coding sequence GTGTGGTGGCCATCAGTCATATTGAGCCTCTTTTTTGTCGGCAGATTGTGGTGTGGGGTTTGCCCTTTTCCAGTGGCCGGTAAATTTCTTCAGACCTGGCATCTTTCTCTTGAAAAAAAAGTTCCAAAGATACTGATAAAAAACAGTGTCACCATTTCAGTTTGTTTCTTTATGGCGATTATCTGGGTGGAAGAGGCCACTGGAATGAAGGACAGCCCAAAAGAAACCACCTGGCTGCTTCTCATTATATTGGGCGGAGCAACCTTCTGTGCAATGCTGTTCTCAAAACAGGCCTGGTGCCAATATTTCTGTCCGCTGGGACGGTTAATGGGGATAGGGGCGTCAATTTCGTTGATTGAATTCAGGCCAGATCACAGTGCATGCAGACAATGTACAACATTTGCCTGTAACAGGGGAACAGAGATGGAACCTGGCTGCCCGGTTTCTTTGGGCGCGTATAAAGTGACTAATAATTTGGAATGTCTTGTCTGTGGACGTTGTATGCACCTCTGTGACCATAACTCCCCGCAATTGAATATACGTCATCCACTGTCCGAACTTATCATACGAAAAGGAAGACTTATAAGCTGTACCCTGATGATCCCTTTTCTTATGGGATCTCAGCTTGCCCGTTTGCTGGATCAGAATATTTTTAATTTAATGGAAAATATCCAATCAGCCTGCATGAATGGTTGGGTTTGTCAGATGGGGTTGTACGCAGTTCCACTATTTCTCGGATTCAGTATTCTTTATGTTGTTATCATCTATGGTGACCTCATGTTCGGGGTGTTTAATGATGAAATAATGGGACGTTTTTCTCCCATGGTACCAATTCTGCTGCCCCTTGCCTTTGGAGGTGAATTGGTAAGCAGACTGAACTTTACGGTCAGAAATTTTACGGATTTTCTCCCGACCTTTGGAAGGCAATTCGGAGTAAAAGCATTGGAATCGTTGACAGTCGCTGTCCCGGAATGGGTGTACCCTGCCTATGGTCTTGCCATTATGTTTGTAAGTGAACTTGCCGGATTGTACATACTCGATAAGTTTTATGAGGAGGAATTCGAGGGGGTTATTGCCTGGTGGCAGTATCGTTTTATTCAGGTGGGGTATTTTTTTCTGTTTGGAATCTATATTTATTTAATGTCAACAGGGTGGCATATCCCCAGTCTTAATGTCATGCTACTCTTTCAATAG
- a CDS encoding molybdopterin-dependent oxidoreductase: MDIKATNLARAKIYQFLSTLYRDEVPLWLIEKMGGGAFLGQIKKLQEVCTIQDFCSGLGRMRGTLESSSAEEVFNELRYEYADLFLNAGNNPAFPYESCYSTREPLVMQEPVVKMREALNAAGLHKNKDFLDLDDHIAAELEFMRHFAEQAAYKGVKQEPEFDFLRNHLMSWVVEFSAVLTSAAKTEFYRGLAEITMSFLFNERMFSFAMLSQQATDESYGFILEHMSQAIAALELGDEYVTLEEGTVAPEKLKSVKSHCFICLGLCGQEVRVKDNIITGCKGLPGDPKGGGRLCIKGANAHHNTYSAYRLKSPLIKENGRFRKASWEEALDRTVENLKRIDPTEVGFHRGNDFNNWCHEAVMAAYGTPNKVTHRQMCDNPARMANEKNFSEKRPWIDYENSEFIMLFGINELATSAGQRKVADLKKAVKRGAKLVVVDPRRSETANIASEWIAIKPGTDGAMAMAMCYVLVKEDLYNKDFVENWTYGFEAFRKRLMGEEDGIVRTPEWAAEICGISAGTITRLAHEFAIAAPAVGTNSWTGVTQAPNTLHATQALIAMNGLMGTFDAPGGPSLIRKKKLASAWSDDQPKPPNNAPKTKLDKGHLWSGWIPAYFEKDVDEGKLKAMLCYFGNPVMSCGSEPSVKRAIEKLEFSCSIDCYMSNTTELCDVVLPDCTYLEQSRVVADWMYESFISLFQRAIKPMYDSKSVVSIFQEIAKRLGYGEYFPWKNEDEFLENQLSNQPITLEELRKVGYHITDGHEYYKYKEWGSMNPPAGYGSSGNTKTGKYNFMNPLAEENGVDGLPDYKDPWEDWPELQPDEEFPMITGFFRVLEHEHTSTFWNVSLMKACGSNPVWINYVDAKELGIANGDAVKITSPWASVEAVANVTWGIRQGVLAAAGGFGHKYGLEGDPKYPQYKGFNTNMLLRPNTTCKWTATPPLKYIKTKIEKI; the protein is encoded by the coding sequence ATGGATATTAAAGCGACAAATCTGGCCAGGGCAAAAATTTACCAGTTCCTTTCCACCCTCTATCGGGACGAAGTGCCTCTGTGGCTTATTGAAAAGATGGGTGGAGGAGCTTTTCTTGGCCAGATAAAGAAATTACAGGAAGTGTGTACCATTCAGGATTTCTGTTCAGGCCTTGGCCGTATGCGCGGTACTCTTGAATCGTCATCTGCAGAAGAAGTATTCAATGAACTGCGCTATGAATATGCGGATCTCTTTCTCAATGCCGGTAACAATCCAGCCTTTCCCTACGAGTCCTGCTATTCCACCCGGGAACCTCTTGTTATGCAGGAACCAGTTGTGAAGATGCGTGAAGCCCTGAATGCCGCAGGCTTGCATAAGAATAAAGACTTTCTTGACCTGGATGATCATATCGCAGCCGAGCTTGAATTCATGCGTCACTTTGCCGAACAGGCGGCCTATAAAGGAGTGAAACAGGAGCCTGAATTTGATTTCCTGCGAAATCATCTTATGAGTTGGGTGGTAGAGTTCTCAGCGGTGCTTACCAGTGCGGCCAAGACTGAGTTTTATCGGGGGCTTGCTGAGATCACCATGAGTTTTCTTTTCAACGAGCGGATGTTCAGCTTTGCCATGCTCTCCCAGCAGGCCACTGATGAATCCTACGGTTTTATCCTGGAACATATGAGTCAGGCCATAGCCGCACTTGAGCTTGGCGATGAGTATGTCACTCTTGAAGAGGGTACCGTTGCACCGGAGAAGTTGAAGAGTGTCAAATCGCACTGTTTCATCTGTCTCGGCCTCTGTGGACAGGAGGTGAGGGTGAAAGATAACATCATTACCGGCTGTAAGGGACTTCCTGGGGATCCAAAGGGGGGGGGCAGACTTTGCATCAAGGGCGCCAATGCACACCACAATACATATTCTGCCTACAGACTGAAGAGTCCACTGATCAAGGAAAATGGAAGATTCCGTAAGGCCAGCTGGGAAGAAGCCCTTGACCGCACCGTGGAAAATCTGAAACGGATCGATCCAACTGAAGTCGGTTTTCACCGTGGCAATGATTTTAATAACTGGTGCCATGAAGCCGTTATGGCAGCCTACGGTACTCCGAACAAAGTCACTCACAGGCAGATGTGTGATAATCCGGCACGTATGGCTAACGAGAAAAACTTCAGTGAGAAGCGTCCCTGGATAGATTACGAAAACTCAGAATTTATCATGCTTTTTGGTATCAATGAACTGGCCACTTCGGCGGGACAGCGTAAGGTTGCCGATTTGAAAAAGGCAGTCAAGCGTGGTGCCAAACTGGTGGTGGTCGATCCAAGGCGTAGTGAAACTGCAAATATTGCTTCGGAATGGATAGCCATCAAGCCGGGAACCGATGGCGCCATGGCCATGGCAATGTGCTATGTACTTGTGAAAGAAGATCTTTACAACAAAGACTTTGTTGAAAACTGGACCTATGGCTTTGAGGCGTTCAGAAAACGTCTTATGGGTGAAGAAGACGGTATCGTTCGCACTCCTGAATGGGCTGCTGAAATCTGTGGTATCTCAGCGGGAACTATTACCCGTCTGGCCCATGAGTTTGCCATTGCTGCACCGGCTGTTGGAACCAACAGCTGGACCGGTGTCACCCAGGCACCGAATACCCTGCACGCCACCCAGGCGCTTATTGCCATGAACGGGCTGATGGGTACCTTTGATGCACCCGGTGGGCCGTCTCTTATTCGTAAGAAAAAACTGGCTTCAGCCTGGAGTGACGATCAGCCTAAACCACCAAACAATGCACCTAAAACAAAGCTTGATAAGGGCCATCTCTGGAGTGGATGGATCCCCGCCTATTTTGAAAAGGATGTGGATGAAGGAAAACTCAAAGCCATGCTCTGCTACTTTGGTAATCCTGTTATGTCCTGCGGAAGTGAGCCATCTGTCAAACGGGCCATTGAAAAACTGGAATTCTCATGTTCCATCGACTGTTACATGTCCAACACAACTGAACTCTGTGATGTGGTGTTGCCAGACTGCACCTATCTTGAACAGAGTCGGGTGGTTGCTGACTGGATGTATGAATCCTTTATCTCGCTTTTCCAGCGGGCCATCAAACCGATGTACGATTCAAAATCAGTGGTCTCCATTTTTCAGGAAATTGCCAAACGCCTGGGCTACGGTGAATATTTCCCCTGGAAGAACGAGGATGAGTTCCTGGAAAACCAGCTTTCCAATCAGCCAATTACTCTGGAAGAGCTGCGCAAGGTTGGTTATCACATCACCGACGGGCATGAGTATTACAAATATAAGGAATGGGGTTCCATGAATCCACCTGCCGGTTACGGATCATCTGGTAACACTAAAACAGGAAAGTACAATTTCATGAATCCTCTTGCAGAAGAAAACGGAGTGGATGGACTTCCTGATTACAAGGATCCCTGGGAAGATTGGCCTGAATTGCAGCCTGATGAGGAGTTTCCCATGATCACTGGTTTTTTCCGGGTTCTTGAGCATGAACACACTTCCACCTTCTGGAACGTTTCTCTGATGAAGGCCTGCGGAAGCAATCCTGTGTGGATTAATTACGTCGATGCCAAGGAACTTGGAATTGCCAATGGCGACGCAGTGAAAATCACTTCACCCTGGGCCTCTGTGGAGGCTGTTGCCAATGTTACCTGGGGAATTCGTCAGGGTGTACTCGCTGCCGCCGGTGGATTCGGTCATAAGTATGGACTTGAAGGTGATCCGAAATACCCGCAGTACAAGGGATTTAATACCAATATGTTACTGAGGCCGAATACAACATGTAAATGGACGGCAACGCCGCCTTTGAAATATATCAAGACAAAGATTGAAAAAATCTGA
- a CDS encoding phosphotransferase enzyme family protein, with protein sequence MSVLKPPENIIRRFCSHAESAEITTLGQGNINDTFLVHAKEKSFVLQRINTQVFPDPQILIDNLHHLSQHLSSLKATTKQRWEDATLIPALDGSSSVCDREGSIWRALTYVEGSICFSHATTLLQAEQTGWALGHFHKRLIGLDAEKMKIPLPGFHCLGNYLEQYERLKGERREGNSPEIAFCQQIIQDQREGALILEKTVSKKKYPARLSHGDPKIANVLFDKQNSLAISLIDLDTVGPGLLQHDIGDCLRSVCNRGGEESSDKATFDLTFCEATLSGYFKAAEAFLLSGESELIYNGIQAITYELGLRFFTDYLRGGLYFKSNTPEDTLRKAQVQFTLLLDIIAKEDTIRKLTLQLSK encoded by the coding sequence ATGAGTGTTCTGAAACCACCCGAAAATATCATCAGACGCTTCTGTTCTCACGCAGAGAGTGCCGAGATAACCACTCTTGGCCAGGGAAATATTAACGATACTTTTTTGGTACATGCAAAAGAGAAATCCTTTGTCCTGCAGCGAATCAACACTCAAGTCTTCCCTGATCCTCAGATCCTGATCGACAATCTTCACCATTTGAGTCAACACCTGTCTTCACTCAAGGCCACGACGAAACAGCGCTGGGAAGATGCCACGCTTATTCCTGCACTGGATGGCTCCTCCTCTGTCTGTGACCGAGAAGGATCAATATGGCGTGCCCTTACCTACGTTGAAGGCAGTATCTGTTTTTCCCATGCAACAACACTGCTCCAGGCAGAACAGACAGGGTGGGCCCTTGGACATTTCCACAAACGACTTATTGGGCTTGATGCTGAGAAAATGAAGATTCCATTACCGGGATTCCACTGTCTTGGAAACTATCTGGAACAGTACGAAAGACTCAAAGGAGAAAGGAGAGAGGGCAACTCTCCAGAAATAGCATTTTGCCAACAGATCATACAAGATCAACGGGAAGGTGCACTGATTCTGGAAAAAACAGTTTCCAAAAAGAAATACCCAGCCAGACTCAGCCATGGTGATCCTAAAATTGCCAATGTTCTTTTCGACAAACAAAATAGTCTTGCAATCAGTCTTATCGATCTGGATACCGTGGGCCCTGGACTTCTGCAGCATGATATTGGAGATTGCCTCCGTTCCGTCTGCAACAGGGGTGGAGAAGAGAGTAGTGACAAAGCTACCTTTGATCTAACGTTCTGTGAAGCAACCCTGAGTGGATATTTCAAAGCGGCCGAAGCGTTTCTGTTGTCGGGCGAAAGTGAATTGATCTACAACGGGATACAGGCCATCACCTACGAACTGGGACTGCGGTTCTTTACGGACTATTTACGGGGAGGCCTCTATTTTAAGAGTAACACCCCGGAAGATACTCTTCGTAAAGCCCAAGTACAGTTCACTCTACTGCTGGACATTATTGCCAAAGAGGACACCATCCGAAAACTGACCCTGCAACTCAGCAAATAA
- a CDS encoding GAF domain-containing protein, whose product MTLLQEQKYIKVFQKVTKLTSMVLDHQQVMDTIVRSLPDLMAVDAATIRLLDAETGQFVMGAAHGLSLEYLSRISIDTDETMEMIRSGYPVAKTDLDQEFSHNDQKLVQSEGVKSILTLPIIFQDGIIGMLRLLTRDKRIFTADEISFSMALAEQVGIAISNSRMFTEMENQVDFMKEIQELSTLVSSSLDLSAVLDTIVERLPQSLGCKGCSIRLLQSQSNQLELVASYGLSETYLQRGDVENEKNVEAALSGSPVSIFDVRQDNRIFYKKNMEEEGIKSLLSVPIKAGNDVIGVLRILSDVSHCFTSSEINFAVTAAEVGGVAIRNAKTYQQITLLFNQIEENERFLSNILDCIRPQLLVVDKGKHLILVNKVFQEVMNRSENDLLGCDYDGLWQDQDCMREDCPVDRVLETGKSATFTHRILQGSDVHWCERTASPMLGPDGGVEYVIEVIRDVTAKRQLEEEQLERVKLQGVVELAGTVAHEINSPLFAALGTAQLLEEDLENQDLIDDVKTIVRNLKEIGVLTQKMTSMTGFESREYVGDAKIVEIK is encoded by the coding sequence ATGACGCTGTTACAGGAACAGAAGTACATCAAGGTTTTCCAGAAGGTGACCAAGCTGACCTCAATGGTTCTTGATCATCAACAGGTGATGGATACCATCGTCCGCAGTCTGCCTGACCTTATGGCAGTAGACGCAGCAACCATCCGCCTGCTTGATGCCGAGACCGGTCAGTTTGTCATGGGGGCTGCTCATGGTCTTTCGCTGGAGTATCTTTCCCGTATCAGTATTGACACGGATGAAACAATGGAGATGATCCGCTCCGGCTATCCCGTAGCGAAGACTGATCTGGATCAGGAATTCAGTCATAATGACCAGAAACTGGTGCAGAGTGAGGGGGTAAAGTCAATTCTCACTCTACCCATTATCTTTCAGGATGGAATTATCGGGATGCTTCGTCTTCTTACTCGAGACAAGCGGATTTTTACAGCGGATGAAATCTCATTCTCCATGGCCCTTGCGGAACAGGTTGGAATTGCGATCTCCAACAGCAGGATGTTTACAGAGATGGAAAATCAGGTGGATTTCATGAAGGAGATCCAGGAACTTTCCACTCTTGTGAGTTCCAGCCTTGATCTGTCGGCAGTGCTTGACACCATCGTCGAACGTTTGCCCCAGTCACTTGGGTGTAAGGGCTGCTCCATACGTCTCCTTCAATCCCAGAGTAACCAGCTGGAACTGGTAGCCTCCTACGGCTTGTCTGAGACATATCTGCAGCGGGGAGATGTTGAGAATGAAAAGAACGTGGAGGCTGCTCTGTCCGGTTCTCCTGTCTCTATCTTTGACGTGAGGCAGGATAACCGGATTTTTTACAAAAAAAACATGGAGGAGGAGGGGATTAAGTCACTTCTTTCCGTACCGATCAAGGCGGGGAATGATGTCATCGGCGTGTTGCGCATCCTCTCTGATGTCTCACATTGCTTTACCAGTAGTGAAATTAATTTTGCAGTCACTGCTGCGGAGGTTGGTGGCGTTGCCATTCGCAACGCTAAAACGTATCAGCAGATCACGCTGCTGTTTAATCAGATAGAGGAGAATGAGCGGTTTCTTTCAAATATTTTGGATTGCATCAGGCCGCAGTTATTGGTGGTCGATAAAGGAAAACATCTGATCCTGGTGAATAAGGTTTTCCAGGAAGTAATGAATCGTTCTGAGAATGACCTTCTGGGGTGTGATTATGATGGCCTCTGGCAGGATCAGGACTGCATGAGAGAGGATTGCCCTGTAGATAGAGTTTTGGAGACAGGAAAAAGTGCAACTTTTACTCACAGGATATTGCAGGGTTCTGATGTGCATTGGTGTGAGCGCACAGCCTCCCCTATGCTGGGTCCGGATGGAGGGGTGGAGTATGTCATTGAAGTGATACGTGATGTTACAGCCAAGAGGCAGCTGGAGGAAGAACAACTGGAGCGGGTAAAACTTCAGGGGGTCGTCGAGCTTGCCGGAACCGTTGCCCATGAGATAAATTCACCACTTTTTGCTGCTCTGGGAACAGCGCAGCTCCTCGAAGAAGATCTGGAAAATCAGGATTTGATTGATGACGTAAAAACGATTGTCAGAAACTTGAAGGAGATTGGTGTTCTGACGCAAAAGATGACAAGTATGACGGGTTTTGAAAGTAGAGAGTACGTTGGGGATGCAAAAATTGTAGAAATAAAATGA
- a CDS encoding sulfite exporter TauE/SafE family protein — translation MKRILLLLVVLVVGMAFVSGNAMAVDGTLSTKKVTAGDAIGVTGNIDPGQELFVVIATDKLFSAKDAPGPKERKRLMEGKDGKNVFGETAIPPSYYIVTSNPEALATPKVSPKGQTSGIFAFPPFKYDVRVNKIKAWTDIDPSIRTMLGSVTTEEQWKMVTYAHEDRFGMNTIVKEKPSTGGNARMVLGDYATVAEVWNTGVSVSLDKATGKFSVSMSPYKNLYPDTVMAVYVNGTKVDTFSIEKSGFFFKTGNVYMNPLVVFGGAFVIGVLFVIMGAAGGLFTAAFQITAIGTNGPIGINAGNTIKPTNLFLTLCSPISGLLSYLKEKRFAYPVAIPFAIGIVIGAFFIGPPLSAKYLNLAAFKFYLGLICLVIGIKLYVESLPSSIEKKKAMKAIVQKFNAAVKEAKESGKAMQLGSIEFDKFHPIKFEMRFWGETFLAKPLLMLLGGVVMGIIASSFGVGGGFMFMPFMTTMVGYPMYLAVPIALAGAFSTSVGGIAKYVMMGYQPDWIMAALIAAGAMCGGVVGPKLQKKMPEILLKRLLAGALVLTFMQYTGLLWFMR, via the coding sequence ATGAAGCGAATTTTATTACTTTTAGTTGTCCTCGTCGTAGGTATGGCCTTTGTGAGTGGCAATGCCATGGCAGTTGATGGCACCTTAAGCACGAAAAAGGTTACGGCAGGAGACGCCATTGGAGTTACCGGAAATATCGATCCGGGTCAGGAACTTTTTGTTGTCATTGCTACGGATAAGCTGTTTTCGGCAAAGGATGCTCCGGGGCCCAAAGAAAGGAAGCGTCTGATGGAGGGGAAGGATGGGAAGAACGTTTTTGGTGAAACTGCTATCCCGCCATCGTATTATATTGTCACCAGTAATCCCGAAGCATTGGCAACCCCTAAAGTTTCACCGAAAGGGCAGACTTCTGGCATATTTGCTTTTCCACCATTCAAGTACGATGTCAGGGTAAACAAGATTAAAGCATGGACTGATATTGATCCGTCCATACGGACTATGTTGGGTTCTGTAACAACTGAAGAGCAATGGAAGATGGTGACCTACGCCCATGAGGATAGATTTGGGATGAATACCATCGTGAAAGAAAAGCCAAGTACTGGTGGGAATGCCCGGATGGTTCTGGGTGATTATGCTACTGTGGCTGAGGTTTGGAATACCGGCGTTTCGGTAAGTCTTGACAAGGCCACCGGAAAATTTTCCGTCTCCATGTCTCCCTACAAAAATCTCTATCCCGATACAGTGATGGCCGTCTATGTGAACGGGACGAAGGTTGATACATTCAGTATTGAGAAATCAGGATTTTTCTTTAAGACAGGTAATGTTTACATGAATCCGCTGGTAGTTTTTGGTGGTGCCTTTGTTATCGGTGTTCTTTTTGTTATTATGGGAGCAGCCGGTGGTCTGTTTACTGCGGCATTTCAGATTACCGCTATTGGAACCAATGGTCCCATCGGTATTAACGCCGGTAATACCATTAAGCCCACAAACCTGTTTCTTACTCTTTGTTCTCCCATCAGTGGATTGCTCAGTTATCTCAAAGAAAAACGGTTTGCCTATCCCGTGGCTATTCCATTTGCCATTGGTATCGTGATTGGTGCTTTCTTTATTGGTCCCCCACTTTCAGCAAAATATCTGAATCTTGCTGCTTTTAAATTCTATCTCGGCTTAATCTGTCTGGTTATAGGTATTAAATTATATGTTGAGTCATTGCCCAGTTCCATTGAGAAGAAAAAGGCAATGAAGGCCATTGTCCAGAAATTTAATGCGGCGGTAAAAGAAGCCAAAGAGTCCGGCAAAGCCATGCAGCTGGGTTCCATTGAATTTGATAAGTTTCATCCCATTAAATTTGAGATGCGCTTTTGGGGTGAAACCTTTTTGGCCAAGCCACTGTTGATGCTGTTAGGTGGTGTTGTCATGGGAATTATAGCCTCTTCCTTTGGTGTAGGTGGTGGTTTTATGTTTATGCCTTTTATGACAACAATGGTAGGATATCCAATGTATCTGGCAGTGCCCATTGCACTCGCTGGAGCTTTTTCCACCTCGGTTGGTGGTATTGCAAAATATGTCATGATGGGCTACCAGCCTGACTGGATCATGGCAGCCCTTATCGCAGCTGGTGCCATGTGTGGTGGTGTGGTTGGTCCGAAACTGCAGAAAAAAATGCCAGAGATTCTGCTCAAACGGCTGCTTGCTGGCGCCTTAGTTCTAACCTTCATGCAGTATACCGGACTTCTTTGGTTCATGCGTTAA